One Rhododendron vialii isolate Sample 1 chromosome 2a, ASM3025357v1 genomic region harbors:
- the LOC131312266 gene encoding protein PEROXIN-4 isoform X1 gives MQASRARLFKEYKEVQREKTADPDIQLVCDDSNIFKWNALVKGPSETPYEGGIFQLAFSVPEQYPLQPPQVRFLTKIFHPNVHFKTGEICLDILKNAWSPAWTLQSVCRAIIALMAHPEPDSPLNCDSGNLLRSGDIRGFQSMARMYTKLAAMPKKS, from the exons GCATCAAGGGCAAGGCTGTTCAAGGAATACAAAGAGGTGCAACGAGAGAAAACAGCTGACCCAGATATTCAGTTAGTTTGTGATGATTCCAACATATTTAAGTGGAATGCTCTTGTCAAG GGTCCATCTGAAACTCCTTATGAAGGTGGCATTTTCCAGCTTGCTTTTTCTGTCCCTGAGCAATATCCTCTGCAGCCTCCTCAAGTGCGGTTCTTAACCAAAATATTTCACCCAAATGTGCATTTTAAA ACAGGAGAGATATGTCTTGATATATTGAAGAATGCATGGAGTCCAGCTTGGACACTCCAATCTGTTTGTAGGGCTATCATTGCCTTGATGGCCCATCCTGAACCTGATAGCCCTCTAAATTGCGATTCAG GCAATCTACTTCGTTCCGGTGATATCCGAGGATTCCAGTCTATGGCAAGGATGTACACGAAGCTCGCGGCTATGCCCAAGAAGAGCTGA
- the LOC131312266 gene encoding protein PEROXIN-4 isoform X2: MQASRARLFKEYKEVQREKTADPDIQLVCDDSNIFKWNALVKGPSETPYEGGIFQLAFSVPEQYPLQPPQVRFLTKIFHPNVHFKTGEICLDILKNAWSPAWTLQSVCRAIIALMAHPEPDSPLNCDSGNLLRSGDIRGFQSMARMYTKLAAMPKKS, translated from the exons ATGCAGGCATCAAGGGCAAGGCTGTTCAAGGAATACAAAGAGGTGCAACGAGAGAAAACAGCTGACCCAGATATTCAGTTAGTTTGTGATGATTCCAACATATTTAAGTGGAATGCTCTTGTCAAG GGTCCATCTGAAACTCCTTATGAAGGTGGCATTTTCCAGCTTGCTTTTTCTGTCCCTGAGCAATATCCTCTGCAGCCTCCTCAAGTGCGGTTCTTAACCAAAATATTTCACCCAAATGTGCATTTTAAA ACAGGAGAGATATGTCTTGATATATTGAAGAATGCATGGAGTCCAGCTTGGACACTCCAATCTGTTTGTAGGGCTATCATTGCCTTGATGGCCCATCCTGAACCTGATAGCCCTCTAAATTGCGATTCAG GCAATCTACTTCGTTCCGGTGATATCCGAGGATTCCAGTCTATGGCAAGGATGTACACGAAGCTCGCGGCTATGCCCAAGAAGAGCTGA